The Plasmodium knowlesi strain H genome assembly, chromosome: 14 genome has a segment encoding these proteins:
- a CDS encoding ankyrin-repeat protein, putative, producing MSSKVWKAILKDDVVKFKNSIESEGDVNLNSYNKEGLTLLLLGIEKGCGECCHYLVNECNVNIFLKDKKEKDNALMKCMVLGHDMINLSRLLIEKKIDVNEKNKNGKTSLHVASEYNYVKGIELLIKNHAHINALDNENNTPLMCSIKRSKEEAAILLIEKGADVNIKDRDMNSVLHICAKEHLGNIAQSILLTQKVDIKNCLDNENNSPLHIAAKENQKGLCELFLKHKFDGCLKNNNNETYEDILKKNEKNDILKEEEKKKNYQEKEIRKRKNYEEAMLKTDVSNFLKIHNLESLAPHFYKHNYVYVDQAFLDVNDSTLKKMNLSKEERKLFYEAVDKHYSQIEDEQNEQELVNRQLQEEQRRTKRLKLVSYVVSLIFTAIFIYSLVISILKRGRIFF from the coding sequence ATGAGCTCCAAAGTTTGGAAAGCCATTCTAAAGGACGATGTGGTCAAATTCAAGAACAGCATAGAAAGCGAAGGAGATGTAAACCTAAATTCGTACAACAAGGAAGGATTAACGCTCCTCCTATTGGGTATCGAAAAAGGGTGCGGCGAATGTTGCCACTACCTCGTCAATGAGTGTAAcgttaatatatttttaaaagataagaaggagaaggataaTGCCTTGATGAAGTGTATGGTCCTTGGACATGACATGATAAACTTGAGTAGACTattaatcgaaaaaaaaattgatgtaaacgaaaaaaacaaaaatggaaaaacgaGCCTGCATGTAGCTAGTGAGTATAACTACGTTAAAGGAATAGAATTACTGATAAAAAATCATGCCCACATTAATGCCCTagataatgaaaataatacaCCCCTGATGTGCTCAATTAAGAGGagcaaagaagaagcagCCATTTTGCTCATCGAAAAAGGTGCAGATGTTAATATAAAAGACAGGGACATGAATTCTGTTCTACATATTTGTGCGAAGGAGCACTTAGGAAATATAGCCCAGAGTAttctactaacacaaaaggTAGACATAAAGAATTGCCTCgacaatgaaaataattccccTTTACATATAGCAGCGAAGGAAAACCAAAAAGGTTTGTGCGAGCTTTTTTTGAAGCACAAATTTGATGGATGcttaaaaaacaacaacaacgaaACGTATgaagatattttaaaaaaaaatgaaaaaaatgatattttgaaggaagaagaaaaaaaaaaaaattatcaggagaaagaaatccggaaaaggaagaactacGAAGAGGCAATGCTAAAAACCGATGTCTCCAATTTTCTGAAAATACATAACTTAGAATCCCTAGCTCcacatttttacaaacaTAATTATGTGTACGTCGATCAGGCTTTCCTAGATGTCAATGATTCTACACTCAAGAAGATGAACCTCAGTAAGGAAGAACGTAAGTTGTTTTATGAGGCCGTCGATAAGCATTACTCTCAGATAGAGGATGAGCAGAACGAACAAGAGTTGGTTAACCGTCAACTGCAGGAGGAGCAGCGAAGGACGAAGCGCCTGAAGTTGGTTTCTTACGTGGTGTCCCTAATATTTACCgcaatatttatttatagcCTCGTCATATCCATCCTCAAGCGGGGGCGCATCTTCTTTTGA